In Arthrobacter sp. B3I4, the following proteins share a genomic window:
- a CDS encoding DUF1844 domain-containing protein, with protein sequence MSTADSNSHVYRPADAQGDVSQQIRDISEVPAIEVITTAAVHLMSAAAVKLGLAAEDNAEELKDLDEARKLITALAGLVTAAAPEIGSQHAGPLRDGLRSLQLAFREESAIPDAPGKGPGEKYTGPVN encoded by the coding sequence ATGAGCACAGCAGATAGTAATTCCCACGTTTACCGGCCGGCGGACGCCCAGGGTGACGTCTCTCAGCAGATCCGCGACATCTCCGAGGTCCCCGCGATCGAGGTCATCACCACCGCCGCGGTCCATCTCATGAGCGCTGCTGCGGTGAAGCTCGGCCTGGCCGCCGAAGACAATGCCGAAGAGCTCAAGGACCTGGACGAAGCGCGCAAACTGATCACGGCCCTGGCCGGGCTGGTAACGGCCGCGGCCCCCGAAATCGGATCCCAGCACGCCGGCCCGTTGCGCGACGGCCTGCGGTCCCTGCAGCTGGCCTTCCGCGAAGAATCCGCCATTCCGGACGCACCGGGCAAGGGCCCGGGCGAGAAGTACACGGGCCCGGTGAACTGA
- a CDS encoding MFS transporter, with amino-acid sequence MNFALYRDLLAVRPIRNLLLVGMIARIPHSAAGVLLTLHIVLTLGQGYAAAGAAAAVMTIGIAVGAPWRGRRVDTVGLRRALIPSVVSETVIWSIVPHVSYEALLPLVFIGGLLTLPIFSVVRQSLGILASGEQRRTAFALDAISTELVFMVGPAVGAVVATAGFSVVGLTVVGIATSVSGLFLMWFNPPTRSIEADDESEAVFESSQQEAAEAAVVAAAPAHLQEAAAEFAPLAAAEQRRKGRLGLRHKVVHNFAWFTAAVAAVFAVAAGAGMVLSGTDVGIVAALETGGHQAEIGIVFLFWCAASVLGGLVYGAMHRPVSPVLLLLGMSALSLPMSFAQDTWTLALLSLLPGLLCAPVLSAASEKVAELVEEGRRGEAMGWYGSALTGGVALGAPLAGLFIDGVGPGAGFVSVGVAGVVLCVVGLVLQRRRRRRLAAA; translated from the coding sequence GTGAATTTCGCGCTTTACCGGGATCTGCTGGCCGTGCGGCCGATCCGGAACCTTTTGCTGGTCGGCATGATCGCCCGTATCCCGCACTCTGCCGCCGGGGTGCTGCTGACCCTGCACATCGTTCTCACCCTGGGGCAGGGCTACGCCGCCGCGGGCGCTGCTGCCGCCGTCATGACCATCGGCATTGCCGTGGGCGCCCCCTGGCGCGGCCGCCGCGTGGATACGGTGGGCTTGCGCCGGGCACTCATTCCTTCCGTTGTGTCCGAGACCGTTATCTGGTCCATCGTCCCGCACGTCAGCTACGAAGCGCTGCTGCCTTTGGTGTTCATCGGAGGTCTGCTCACGTTGCCGATCTTCAGCGTGGTGCGCCAGTCACTGGGAATCCTTGCCTCCGGCGAGCAGCGCCGGACGGCCTTTGCGCTGGACGCGATCAGCACGGAGCTGGTCTTCATGGTCGGCCCGGCCGTCGGCGCCGTCGTCGCGACGGCGGGATTTTCGGTTGTAGGGCTGACCGTAGTGGGCATCGCCACCTCGGTATCCGGGCTGTTCCTGATGTGGTTCAACCCGCCGACCCGCAGTATCGAAGCGGATGACGAGTCCGAAGCCGTATTTGAGTCCAGCCAGCAGGAAGCCGCCGAGGCCGCCGTCGTCGCTGCCGCACCGGCCCATCTCCAGGAAGCCGCCGCCGAGTTCGCCCCGCTGGCCGCGGCTGAACAGCGGCGGAAAGGCCGGCTTGGCCTGCGCCACAAGGTCGTCCACAACTTCGCCTGGTTCACCGCCGCCGTCGCCGCAGTCTTCGCTGTCGCCGCCGGAGCGGGCATGGTGCTCAGCGGCACCGATGTGGGGATCGTCGCGGCCCTTGAAACCGGGGGGCATCAGGCAGAAATCGGCATTGTGTTCCTGTTCTGGTGCGCGGCGTCGGTGCTGGGGGGCCTGGTTTACGGGGCGATGCACCGGCCGGTTTCACCGGTTCTGCTGCTGCTGGGCATGTCGGCGCTGAGCCTGCCGATGTCCTTCGCGCAGGACACCTGGACGCTGGCGCTGCTTTCGCTGCTGCCGGGCCTGCTCTGCGCGCCGGTGCTCTCGGCCGCGTCGGAGAAGGTCGCGGAACTGGTCGAGGAGGGCAGGCGCGGCGAAGCCATGGGCTGGTACGGCTCTGCCCTCACCGGCGGCGTGGCGCTCGGCGCGCCGCTGGCCGGGCTCTTTATCGACGGCGTGGGTCCTGGTGCCGGCTTCGTCTCCGTCGGCGTGGCCGGCGTCGTACTCTGCGTGGTGGGCCTGGTGCTACAGCGCCGGCGCCGCCGTCGGCTCGCCGCGGCCTAG
- a CDS encoding SseB family protein: MEHSTPTGNGPSGGRELPGHIAAALAGAGGAADSAGQPWAGRSLSGDDATIHNFEDDDGAADAGYLAALAALAAGEGDEAAVVASLATARVFVPIVARLAEEGDAVAGAHGELHGDKQADMALVTLQAPDGRTALPVFTSARSLAAWHPEARPVAVYAARAALSAVAENAELLVLDPGSEATFVVRRPAVWALARQHGWTPSYRDAAVADAVAAAAAGFPALRRVEICPGGGVASAQAGGGQLPGGGAGPELRVVLYLEDGLDAAAVQSLVAGLNDAWARNEIFADRVDSIEIKLQRAAP; this comes from the coding sequence GTGGAACACAGCACCCCTACCGGCAACGGGCCCTCCGGCGGCCGTGAACTGCCGGGCCACATCGCCGCCGCCCTCGCTGGCGCCGGCGGAGCGGCTGACTCCGCCGGGCAGCCGTGGGCCGGGCGCAGCCTCAGCGGCGATGACGCCACAATCCACAACTTCGAGGACGACGACGGCGCTGCCGACGCCGGCTACCTCGCCGCGCTGGCCGCCTTGGCCGCCGGCGAGGGCGACGAAGCGGCAGTGGTGGCGTCGCTGGCCACCGCCCGCGTCTTCGTTCCGATCGTTGCCCGGCTGGCTGAAGAAGGCGACGCCGTCGCCGGTGCCCACGGTGAATTGCATGGCGACAAGCAGGCAGACATGGCTCTGGTGACCCTCCAGGCCCCCGACGGCCGGACCGCGCTGCCGGTCTTCACCTCTGCCCGGTCCCTGGCGGCCTGGCATCCCGAGGCGCGGCCTGTTGCGGTCTACGCCGCCCGTGCCGCGCTGTCCGCCGTCGCGGAGAACGCCGAACTGCTCGTGCTGGATCCCGGCTCGGAGGCTACCTTCGTGGTGCGCCGGCCCGCTGTCTGGGCGCTGGCCCGGCAGCACGGCTGGACACCGAGCTACCGTGACGCGGCGGTCGCGGACGCCGTCGCGGCCGCTGCCGCCGGCTTTCCCGCCCTCCGGCGCGTGGAGATCTGTCCGGGCGGGGGAGTGGCTTCGGCGCAGGCCGGCGGCGGACAGCTTCCCGGCGGCGGTGCGGGCCCGGAGCTGCGGGTGGTGCTGTACCTTGAAGACGGACTCGACGCCGCCGCGGTGCAGTCCCTCGTGGCCGGGCTCAACGACGCCTGGGCCCGGAATGAAATATTCGCTGACCGGGTTGACTCGATCGAAATCAAGTTGCAGCGCGCAGCACCATAG
- the priA gene encoding bifunctional 1-(5-phosphoribosyl)-5-((5-phosphoribosylamino)methylideneamino)imidazole-4-carboxamide isomerase/phosphoribosylanthranilate isomerase PriA, with the protein MITETPLPVLELLPAVDVVNGQAVRLVQGEAGSETSYGTPLEAALNWQEQGAEWVHLVDLDAAFGRGSNAGLLREVVGQLDIKVELSGGLRDDESLEKALELGVARVNLGTAALENPEWTHRVIERFGDKIAVGLDVRGTTLAGRGWTKEGGDLWEVLDRLEASGCARYVVTDVTKDGTLQGPNVELLRQMVEKTGKPVVASGGISSLEDLKVLRSLVPLGVEGAIVGKALYNGNFTLPEALDVAGRR; encoded by the coding sequence ATGATCACCGAAACCCCGCTTCCGGTACTTGAGCTGCTGCCCGCCGTCGACGTCGTCAACGGCCAGGCCGTCCGCCTGGTCCAGGGCGAAGCCGGCAGTGAGACCAGCTACGGGACGCCCCTGGAAGCCGCGCTCAACTGGCAGGAGCAGGGCGCAGAATGGGTCCATCTCGTCGACCTCGACGCCGCCTTCGGCCGCGGGTCCAACGCCGGGCTGCTCCGTGAGGTTGTCGGCCAGCTGGACATCAAAGTCGAGCTCTCCGGCGGTCTGCGCGATGACGAGTCGCTGGAAAAGGCGCTGGAGCTTGGCGTCGCCCGCGTGAACCTGGGCACCGCGGCCCTGGAGAACCCGGAGTGGACGCACCGTGTGATCGAACGTTTCGGCGACAAGATCGCCGTGGGCCTCGACGTCCGCGGCACCACCCTTGCCGGCCGCGGCTGGACCAAGGAAGGCGGCGACCTCTGGGAGGTCCTGGACCGCCTCGAAGCGTCCGGCTGCGCCCGCTACGTGGTTACCGACGTCACCAAGGACGGCACCCTGCAGGGCCCCAACGTGGAACTGCTGCGCCAGATGGTGGAGAAGACCGGGAAACCCGTCGTGGCCTCCGGCGGCATCTCCAGCCTCGAGGACCTCAAGGTCCTCCGCTCCCTGGTTCCGCTCGGCGTCGAGGGTGCCATTGTCGGCAAGGCGCTCTACAACGGCAACTTCACCCTGCCCGAAGCCCTCGACGTAGCCGGCCGCCGTTAG